A genomic stretch from Candidatus Hydrogenisulfobacillus filiaventi includes:
- a CDS encoding putative S-adenosylhomocysteine deaminase (Evidence 3 : Putative function from multiple computational evidences; Product type e : enzyme) → MSSRRVCGLVPGARGPRLVTLELEDGRIRAVHEGEQPPPDRRPYDRLARYLLLPGLVDAHAHSYSLPLRFRARLRPAPPPPAPGLEAALTQVWWPLDRVLTAEALELAALLTAREALAGGVTTLFDHVAAPYAGPRGPAAVAAAYRRLGLRATLAWEVSDREGEARGAELVDLHTGIPMTPLLRPMLGLHAAFTVGPATLERAARTAQALGIGVHVHLGEGPEDRRGSRLRYGADPWARLAASGLLDRPSVLAHAVDLTSGEWAAVAAEPRVWVITNPHSNLTNRVGTLPWERVPAAARVGVGTDGFAAGPAEAALLAGLLHAGARPPGALWEANHALAAAVFDQPFGGLEPGAAADLVAVEPPFPFPRSIAEAWTRWAAGAGRRPPVRVYVAGEPVAADGRPLHWPSGTRREAARVLARMARAAWGAAPAHNEEAEP, encoded by the coding sequence ATGAGCAGCCGGCGGGTGTGCGGTCTGGTCCCCGGAGCCCGGGGGCCGCGGCTGGTGACCCTCGAACTGGAGGACGGCCGCATCCGTGCGGTTCACGAGGGCGAACAGCCCCCGCCGGACCGGCGGCCGTACGACCGCCTGGCCCGGTACCTGCTGCTGCCCGGCCTGGTCGATGCGCATGCCCACTCCTACAGCCTGCCCCTGCGCTTCCGGGCCCGGCTACGGCCGGCGCCGCCTCCCCCCGCGCCCGGGCTGGAGGCGGCCCTGACGCAGGTCTGGTGGCCGCTGGACCGGGTGCTGACGGCCGAGGCCCTGGAGCTGGCCGCGCTGCTCACCGCCCGGGAGGCGCTGGCCGGGGGGGTGACCACGCTCTTCGACCATGTGGCGGCCCCTTACGCCGGCCCCCGGGGGCCGGCAGCGGTGGCGGCTGCCTACCGGCGGCTGGGCCTGCGCGCCACCCTGGCCTGGGAGGTGTCCGACCGTGAGGGGGAGGCGCGGGGCGCGGAGCTGGTCGACCTGCATACCGGCATTCCCATGACCCCCCTGCTGCGGCCCATGCTGGGCCTGCACGCCGCCTTCACCGTCGGTCCGGCCACCCTGGAGCGCGCGGCGCGCACCGCGCAGGCGCTGGGCATCGGGGTGCACGTCCACCTGGGCGAAGGCCCCGAGGACCGCCGGGGATCGCGGTTGCGCTACGGCGCCGATCCCTGGGCTCGTCTGGCGGCCTCCGGCCTGCTCGACCGGCCCTCCGTCCTGGCCCATGCCGTGGACCTCACCTCCGGCGAGTGGGCGGCGGTGGCGGCTGAGCCCCGGGTATGGGTCATCACCAACCCCCACAGCAACCTGACCAACCGGGTCGGGACCCTGCCCTGGGAAAGGGTGCCGGCAGCGGCCCGGGTGGGCGTGGGCACAGACGGGTTTGCGGCCGGTCCCGCCGAGGCGGCGCTGCTGGCCGGGCTGCTGCATGCCGGCGCCCGGCCGCCCGGGGCGCTGTGGGAGGCCAACCACGCTCTGGCGGCGGCCGTCTTCGACCAGCCGTTCGGTGGCCTGGAACCGGGCGCGGCGGCCGACCTGGTGGCGGTGGAGCCGCCGTTCCCGTTTCCGCGCAGCATCGCTGAAGCCTGGACGCGGTGGGCGGCGGGGGCGGGCCGCCGGCCCCCGGTCCGGGTGTATGTGGCCGGGGAACCGGTGGCCGCGGACGGGCGGCCCCTCCACTGGCCTTCGGGGACGCGCCGGGAAGCGGCGCGGGTGCTGGCCCGCATGGCGCGGGCGGCCTGGGGCGCGGCACCGGCACACAACGAGGAGGCGGAGCCATGA
- a CDS encoding Acyltransferase: MIVRAGLLQLSHDLDGRESVERHKEAALAKHEAWIERAAGEGVNLLCLQELFFAPYFAAEQDRRWYRAAEPVPEGPTVRRMQELARRYGMGLVVPLYEEAMPGVYYNTAAVIDADGTFLGKTRKVHIPQVHSSGAGAYGFWEKFYFRPGNLGYPVFPTRFGKVGVYICYDRHFPEGARILGLHGAEIVFNPSATTAGHSDHLWHIEQPAHAIANGYFVGALNRVGIEQPWAIGEFYGLSYFCDPEGRILTQGPRNADALITADLDLDQIVEAREHWQLFRDRRPDTYGDICRDLP; the protein is encoded by the coding sequence ATGATTGTACGGGCTGGACTGTTGCAGTTGAGCCATGACCTGGACGGCCGGGAAAGCGTGGAGCGTCACAAGGAGGCGGCGCTGGCCAAACACGAGGCCTGGATTGAGCGGGCGGCGGGGGAGGGGGTCAACCTGCTGTGCCTGCAGGAGCTCTTCTTTGCCCCCTACTTTGCGGCCGAGCAGGACCGCCGCTGGTACCGGGCGGCGGAACCGGTGCCGGAGGGGCCCACGGTGCGGCGCATGCAGGAACTCGCCCGCCGCTACGGCATGGGGCTGGTGGTGCCGTTGTACGAGGAGGCGATGCCCGGGGTCTACTACAATACCGCGGCGGTGATCGACGCCGATGGCACGTTCCTGGGCAAGACGCGCAAGGTGCACATTCCCCAGGTCCATTCCAGCGGGGCCGGGGCCTACGGCTTCTGGGAAAAGTTCTACTTCCGTCCCGGCAACCTGGGCTATCCGGTCTTCCCCACCCGTTTCGGCAAGGTGGGCGTGTACATCTGCTATGACCGCCATTTTCCGGAGGGGGCGCGCATCCTGGGCCTGCACGGGGCGGAGATTGTCTTCAATCCCTCCGCTACCACCGCCGGCCACTCCGATCACCTGTGGCACATTGAGCAGCCGGCTCACGCCATCGCCAACGGCTACTTCGTGGGGGCGCTCAACCGGGTGGGGATCGAGCAGCCCTGGGCCATCGGTGAGTTTTACGGCCTTAGCTACTTCTGCGACCCCGAAGGCCGCATCCTCACGCAAGGCCCCCGTAATGCCGATGCCCTGATCACCGCCGACCTGGATCTGGACCAGATCGTCGAGGCCCGGGAGCACTGGCAGCTCTTCCGCGACCGGCGGCCGGATACCTACGGGGACATCTGCCGGGACCTGCCTTAA
- a CDS encoding 8-oxoguanine deaminase yields the protein MRLLFRHLDALVVEAGRPPLRDAWLAEDGQGRVAAAGTGTPPPGLDGGRDGRGLLAVPGLVNAHHHLYQTAARGRATGQGLFAWLTALYPRWGRLRPATIHAAAVVALAELVRSGATATVDHHYLYPPGAGAAAVAEALFGAADQVGIRLMLARGAITCGRSGGCLPPDELVEPPDAVWTDIRDLAARYHQRGAAAQTRVAVAPVSIMSTDAAVMRDAAELARVLNLPLHTHAGETRDEERYARQRYGAHPFDLLEEWGWLRPGTWLAHGVWIPVRFRPRLARAGVGVAHCPSSNLRLGSGVAPVRAYLQAGIPVGLGVDGSASNDGGHLWGEARLALLLSGVRGRPPLAPAEALALATRGSARCLGWEGLGRLEPGDAADVAVYRLDDLEHAGMAAGDPLAAWALGWPTRAWTVLVGGRAVVEEGRLVTVEVEAAAAELRRRMQAEEAGG from the coding sequence ATGAGACTGCTGTTCCGGCACCTGGACGCCCTGGTGGTGGAGGCAGGCCGTCCGCCCCTGCGGGACGCCTGGCTGGCGGAGGACGGGCAGGGCCGGGTGGCAGCAGCCGGCACGGGCACGCCCCCGCCCGGGCTGGACGGCGGCCGCGACGGGCGCGGCCTGCTGGCCGTGCCGGGCCTGGTCAATGCCCACCATCACCTCTACCAGACCGCGGCCCGGGGCCGGGCCACCGGGCAGGGGCTGTTCGCCTGGCTCACCGCCCTCTATCCGCGCTGGGGCCGGTTGAGACCGGCCACTATCCACGCGGCGGCGGTGGTCGCGCTGGCCGAGCTGGTCCGGTCGGGCGCCACCGCCACCGTCGACCACCACTACCTCTACCCGCCGGGGGCGGGCGCGGCGGCGGTGGCGGAGGCCCTGTTCGGGGCGGCCGACCAGGTCGGCATCCGCCTCATGCTGGCGCGGGGGGCCATCACCTGCGGCCGGTCCGGGGGCTGCCTGCCCCCGGATGAGCTGGTGGAACCGCCGGACGCGGTGTGGACCGACATCCGGGACCTGGCCGCCCGCTACCATCAGCGGGGGGCCGCGGCGCAGACCCGGGTGGCGGTAGCACCGGTCTCGATCATGTCCACCGATGCGGCCGTGATGCGGGATGCCGCGGAGCTGGCCCGGGTGCTCAACCTGCCCCTGCACACCCATGCCGGCGAGACCCGCGACGAGGAGCGCTACGCCCGTCAACGGTACGGGGCGCACCCGTTTGACCTGCTGGAGGAGTGGGGCTGGCTGCGGCCCGGCACCTGGCTGGCGCACGGGGTGTGGATCCCGGTCCGCTTCCGGCCCCGCCTGGCCCGGGCCGGGGTAGGAGTGGCCCACTGCCCCTCCTCCAACCTGCGCCTGGGATCGGGGGTCGCACCGGTGCGGGCCTACCTGCAGGCCGGGATCCCCGTGGGGTTGGGGGTGGACGGTTCTGCCTCCAACGACGGCGGGCACCTGTGGGGGGAGGCGCGCCTGGCCTTGCTGCTCTCGGGGGTGCGCGGGCGCCCGCCCCTGGCGCCGGCGGAGGCCCTGGCCCTGGCTACCCGCGGCAGTGCCCGCTGCCTGGGCTGGGAGGGGCTGGGCCGGCTGGAGCCGGGGGACGCCGCCGACGTGGCGGTCTACCGGCTGGACGACCTGGAGCATGCCGGGATGGCCGCCGGGGACCCGCTGGCAGCCTGGGCGCTGGGCTGGCCCACCCGCGCCTGGACGGTGCTGGTGGGCGGCCGGGCGGTGGTGGAGGAGGGCCGCCTGGTGACGGTGGAAGTGGAAGCAGCCGCGGCGGAGTTACGGCGGCGGATGCAGGCGGAGGAGGCGGGAGGATGA
- a CDS encoding Xanthine dehydrogenase, molybdenum binding subunit — MDERITLRVNGRTLEAAPGRLLLDVLREAGFTAVKNGCGSGDCGACTVLVDDKPRLACTTRAGQVAGREVVTPEGLPPAEREPIAAALVAEGAVQCGFCTPGISMRLAARLRDPRPYQPGEEVRLLRPHLCRCTGYLPLLEAARKLLTGAPLPALEEAGGIGARLPRYRARERVFGEVPYVADLTAPGLLHGALRLAGVARGRLVALDLEPARALPGVRAVVAAPDVPGSRYVGLLHDDWPVFVAVGEEIRAVGDVLAAVAAESEEAARAAAEAIRAVIEPLPPLTTPEAALAPGAPRLHPGGNLLARTAFVRGDPEAALARAAVVLEEHFETPAQEHAFLEPEACLAVPGADGTLEVYSPGQGAFEERRQLARALGMEPEQVRVRLVPSGGAFGGKEDLSVQAQTALLALVTGRPVRTVLTRRQSILLHPKRHAMHLHYTVAADREGHLLLVRARIVGDTGAYASVGEKVLERAATHAAGPYRTEAVDVEALTVYTNNPPAGAFRGFGVPQAAFAIEGMLDRLAERLGLPAAEIRARNLVAPGDPLPQGQRVGPEAVLWHQVLERARAVMGDHPRAGLALAFKNVGLGMGAPDTGRVDLEVTPDGSGVVILGGASEMGQGVSTVLQQMVAEETGLAPRLLTVVLGDTARCPDGGMTTASRQTYFGGKAARAAARRLAADLAARGGDLKALAGRRYPGEFRGETVPLGSDGPQHVAYGFAAHVVFLDAAGQVERVHAVHAVGRAVNPLQLEGQITGAVAQGLGFALWEDLGLEEGVPRHDRLARLGLVRADRMPAVEVEVLESGDPGADPIGVGEIALIPLAPALAQARRRRGEAWARRLPLPDPDGR; from the coding sequence ATGGACGAGCGCATCACGCTGCGGGTCAACGGCCGCACCCTGGAGGCCGCGCCCGGGCGCCTGCTGCTGGACGTGCTGCGGGAGGCGGGGTTCACCGCAGTGAAGAACGGATGCGGCAGCGGTGACTGCGGCGCCTGTACAGTACTGGTGGATGACAAGCCGCGGCTGGCCTGTACCACCCGGGCCGGGCAGGTGGCCGGCCGGGAGGTGGTGACCCCGGAGGGCCTCCCGCCGGCGGAGCGGGAACCGATCGCTGCGGCCCTGGTGGCGGAAGGGGCGGTGCAGTGCGGCTTCTGCACGCCGGGTATCAGCATGCGCCTGGCCGCGCGCCTCCGGGACCCGCGGCCCTACCAGCCGGGGGAGGAAGTCCGCCTGCTCCGCCCGCATCTATGCCGGTGTACGGGCTACCTGCCGCTGCTGGAGGCGGCCCGCAAGCTGCTGACCGGCGCCCCCCTCCCGGCCCTGGAGGAGGCCGGCGGCATCGGTGCCCGCCTCCCCCGCTACCGGGCACGGGAGCGGGTGTTCGGGGAGGTGCCTTATGTGGCCGACCTGACCGCTCCCGGCCTGCTCCACGGAGCGCTCCGGCTGGCGGGCGTCGCCCGCGGCCGGCTGGTGGCCCTGGACCTGGAGCCGGCCCGCGCCCTGCCGGGGGTGCGGGCGGTGGTGGCGGCCCCGGACGTGCCGGGGTCCCGCTACGTGGGGCTCCTGCATGATGACTGGCCGGTGTTCGTGGCGGTGGGGGAGGAAATCCGGGCGGTGGGGGATGTGCTGGCGGCGGTGGCCGCCGAGAGCGAGGAGGCGGCGCGCGCCGCGGCGGAGGCGATCCGGGCCGTCATTGAGCCTCTGCCGCCGCTGACCACCCCGGAGGCGGCCCTGGCGCCCGGTGCGCCGCGCCTGCATCCAGGCGGCAACCTGCTGGCCCGCACCGCCTTTGTGCGCGGCGACCCGGAGGCCGCTCTGGCCCGGGCGGCGGTGGTGCTGGAGGAACACTTCGAGACCCCGGCCCAGGAGCACGCCTTTCTGGAGCCGGAGGCCTGTCTGGCGGTGCCGGGGGCGGACGGGACGCTGGAGGTGTACAGCCCCGGGCAGGGTGCCTTTGAGGAACGCCGGCAGTTGGCACGGGCCCTGGGGATGGAACCGGAGCAGGTGCGGGTGCGCCTGGTGCCGTCGGGGGGCGCCTTCGGGGGGAAGGAGGACCTCTCGGTGCAGGCGCAGACCGCGCTCCTGGCCCTGGTGACCGGGCGGCCGGTGCGCACGGTGCTCACCCGCCGCCAGAGCATCCTCCTGCATCCCAAGCGCCATGCCATGCATCTCCACTACACCGTGGCCGCCGACCGGGAGGGGCACCTGCTGCTGGTGCGGGCCCGGATTGTGGGGGATACCGGCGCCTACGCCTCCGTGGGGGAAAAGGTGCTGGAGCGGGCGGCCACCCATGCCGCCGGGCCCTACCGCACCGAGGCGGTGGACGTGGAGGCGCTGACCGTCTACACCAACAATCCCCCCGCCGGTGCCTTCCGCGGGTTCGGGGTGCCGCAGGCGGCCTTCGCCATCGAGGGCATGCTGGACCGCCTGGCTGAACGGTTAGGGCTGCCGGCGGCGGAAATCCGGGCCCGCAACCTGGTGGCCCCCGGGGACCCCCTGCCTCAGGGGCAACGGGTGGGCCCGGAGGCTGTCCTGTGGCACCAGGTGCTGGAACGGGCGCGGGCGGTGATGGGGGATCATCCGCGGGCCGGGCTGGCCCTGGCGTTCAAGAACGTCGGCCTGGGCATGGGGGCGCCCGATACCGGCCGGGTCGACCTCGAGGTCACCCCGGACGGGAGCGGCGTGGTGATTTTAGGTGGTGCCTCCGAGATGGGGCAGGGCGTCTCCACCGTGCTGCAGCAGATGGTGGCGGAGGAGACCGGGCTTGCCCCCCGGCTGCTGACGGTGGTGCTGGGGGATACCGCACGGTGTCCCGACGGCGGCATGACCACCGCCTCCCGTCAGACCTATTTCGGGGGCAAGGCGGCGCGGGCCGCCGCCCGCCGGCTGGCGGCCGACCTGGCCGCCCGGGGAGGGGACCTCAAGGCCCTGGCCGGGCGCCGCTACCCGGGGGAATTCCGCGGGGAGACGGTGCCGCTGGGGAGCGACGGTCCCCAGCACGTGGCCTACGGCTTCGCCGCCCATGTGGTGTTTCTGGATGCCGCGGGGCAGGTGGAACGGGTGCATGCCGTGCATGCCGTAGGCCGTGCGGTTAACCCGCTGCAGCTCGAGGGGCAGATCACGGGGGCGGTGGCGCAGGGGCTGGGCTTCGCCCTCTGGGAGGACCTGGGGCTGGAGGAGGGGGTGCCCCGCCACGACCGCCTGGCCCGGCTGGGCCTGGTGCGGGCGGACCGCATGCCGGCGGTGGAGGTGGAGGTGCTGGAGTCGGGGGATCCCGGGGCCGACCCCATCGGGGTGGGGGAGATCGCGCTCATCCCGTTGGCACCCGCCCTGGCCCAGGCCCGCCGGCGCCGGGGGGAGGCCTGGGCCCGGCGGTTGCCCCTGCCGGACCCGGACGGGCGATGA